A window from Amblyomma americanum isolate KBUSLIRL-KWMA chromosome 7, ASM5285725v1, whole genome shotgun sequence encodes these proteins:
- the LOC144096658 gene encoding phospholipid-transporting ATPase ABCA3-like isoform X2: protein MGRHSGTEAWSQQVVAALCRRYLGYCPQRDGLLDMLTGVETLMLFGRLRGFPLTPQYLNALLCIFRLSNISHYLVGTYSAGNRRKLSLCISMMGMPRMILLDEPYAGISTTARKLIVNYISTLQRVSKISILLSSHSMSDVEFLCNRIAILDAGRLQCLGSLAQLKQKFGKGYTITVKTYPDKKQDFDYQRDVADNVLKNFPQAEIVHTYEGLLEFRMSRVRMLWSEMFSRMARIKQRFKLQDFFITDTSLEQIFLSVTRKEACDAAAAEAAAEAAAAQAPVIPQLNTVATTLGL, encoded by the exons TGCCGGCGCTACCTGGGATACTGCCCGCAGCGGGACGGGCTGCTCGACATGCTCACGGGTGTTGAGACGCTGATGCTCTTCGGGCGCCTCCGGGGCTTCCCTCTGACGCCCCAATACCTGAACGCACTGCTGTGCATCTTCCGGCTGAGTAACATCTCACACTACCTCGTCGGCACTTACAG TGCCGGCAACCGGCGCAAGCTTTCCTTGTGCATCTCCATGATGGGAATGCCTCGTATGATTCTGCTGGACGAGCCGTACGCCGGCATCTCCACCACGGCGAGGAAGTTGATCGTCAACTACATCAGCACCCTGCAGCGAGTCAGCAAGATCTCCATTCTGCTCAGCTCGCACAG CATGTCTGACGTAGAATTCCTGTGTAACCGGATCGCCATCCTGGATGCCGGTCGGCTGCAGTGCCTCGGATCCCTGGCGCAGCTAAAGCAGAAATTCGGCAAGGGCTATACCATTACCGTCAAGACATACCCGGACAAAAAGCAGGATTTCGATTACCAACGGGATGTCGCCGACAACGTGCTCAAGAACTTCCCGCAGGCTGAAATAGTGCACACCTACGAG GGCCTTCTGGAGTTCCGGATGTCACGGGTGCGCATGCTGTGGAGCGAGATGTTTTCGCGCATGGCACGAATCAAGCAGCGCTTCAAGCTGCAAGACTTCTTCATCACCGACACCTCCCTGGAGCAGATCTTCCTCAGTGTGACGCGCAAAGAGGCCTGCGACGCTGCTGCAGCCGAGGCAGCGGCCGAAGCCGCCGCTGCCCAGGCGCCCGTCATCCCCCAGCTGAACACGGTGGCCACCACGCTGGGACTATAG